From Trueperaceae bacterium:
TCAGCCGACCGCCACGGCCCGCCCGAAGCTCGTCAGCCAGTCGGTCACGCGCCTGACGTCCTCCTCGACCAGCTCGTGGCCGGCGGCGACGGTCAGCTCCTCGAGCGCGGCGCCGCCCTTCCGCAGGTAGGGCCCGACGTCGCGGGCGTGCGGGGCGTACGGGTCGCGGGCGCCCGTGAGGAGCAGGACCGGCTTGCCGCCGAACCGGGCGGCGGGGGGCTGCTCGAGCGGCATGACGGCGCGTAGGAGGACGGCCGCCGCGAAGGCGTCCGGGTCGTAGGCGAGGGTGGCCAGGGCGATGTTGGCGCCGTTCGAGTACCCGAGCGCCGCCAGGCCCCTTGGCGAGAAGCCGTAGGTGGCGGCCGCCCGGCGCGTGAACTCCCCCAGCGCTACCGCCTCGGCGACGATGTTCTCTTGGTCGTAGCTCGTGGGGCCGAAGCGGCGGAAGAAGCGTGGCGTCCCCT
This genomic window contains:
- a CDS encoding alpha/beta hydrolase — its product is MGAGAKAPVPPGTVTLLLLHGTGGDENSLVGLGRLVAPGANLLAVRGRSLDEGTPRFFRRFGPTSYDQENIVAEAVALGEFTRRAAATYGFSPRGLAALGYSNGANIALATLAYDPDAFAAAVLLRAVMPLEQPPAARFGGKPVLLLTGARDPYAPHARDVGPYLRKGGAALEELTVAAGHELVEEDVRRVTDWLTSFGRAVAVG